One window of the Sphaerochaeta associata genome contains the following:
- the trpB gene encoding tryptophan synthase subunit beta, whose product MQNPLTKEINTTNLPDRDGRFGEFGGAYIPPQLQVVMDEITQAYEQIVQDPEFLTELASLQKHYIGRPSPVYHAKRLSEAVGGAQIYLKREDLNHTGAHKINHCIGEVLLAKKLGKKKVIAETGAGQHGVALATAAALLGLECDIYMGSIDIKKEAPNVSRMKILGATVVEVTRGTKTLKDAVDAAFEAYLQDPVTQIYCIGSVVGPHPFPMMVRDFQSVVGIEARKQIQELTKALPDAVVACVGGGSNAMGIFSAFLEDKSVKLYGVEPAGKGLDTPDHAATITKGSVGVLHGFKSLLLQDDKGEALPVYSIASGLDYPGVGPQHSYLHTIGRVIYDSATDREAVEAFYGLSRMEGIIPALESSHAVAHAIKLAQTLPKDKVILVNLSGRGDKDIDFVMEHYPLVEYEPQEGGDGFEEFLAHIKQK is encoded by the coding sequence ATGCAGAACCCACTAACCAAAGAGATCAACACAACCAATCTTCCCGACCGGGATGGACGTTTCGGAGAGTTTGGAGGTGCCTATATTCCTCCCCAGTTGCAGGTCGTCATGGACGAAATTACCCAAGCGTATGAGCAGATCGTCCAGGATCCTGAGTTCCTCACCGAACTTGCCAGCCTCCAGAAACATTATATCGGACGCCCGTCTCCGGTCTACCATGCAAAACGACTGAGTGAAGCAGTCGGTGGAGCTCAGATTTATCTCAAGCGCGAAGACTTGAACCATACCGGAGCGCATAAGATCAACCACTGCATCGGTGAAGTGCTTCTTGCCAAGAAGCTCGGCAAGAAGAAGGTCATCGCAGAGACCGGTGCCGGCCAGCATGGTGTGGCCCTCGCCACCGCAGCAGCCCTGCTCGGCCTTGAGTGTGATATTTATATGGGTTCCATCGACATCAAGAAAGAAGCTCCCAACGTAAGCAGGATGAAGATTCTCGGTGCAACCGTAGTGGAAGTGACCAGAGGAACCAAGACACTCAAGGATGCCGTTGATGCAGCCTTCGAGGCCTACCTGCAGGACCCTGTCACCCAGATTTACTGCATCGGTTCGGTTGTCGGTCCCCACCCCTTCCCTATGATGGTCCGTGACTTCCAGAGTGTAGTCGGTATCGAGGCACGCAAGCAGATCCAGGAGCTGACCAAGGCCCTTCCCGATGCTGTTGTAGCCTGTGTCGGCGGTGGTTCGAATGCCATGGGTATTTTCAGTGCCTTCCTTGAAGACAAGAGTGTCAAGCTCTATGGCGTTGAGCCTGCAGGAAAAGGCTTGGACACTCCTGACCATGCAGCCACCATCACCAAGGGAAGCGTGGGTGTCCTGCATGGGTTCAAGAGCTTGTTGTTGCAGGACGACAAGGGTGAAGCACTTCCTGTCTACTCGATTGCAAGCGGATTGGACTATCCGGGCGTCGGTCCCCAGCACAGCTACCTGCACACCATCGGACGGGTCATCTACGACAGTGCCACCGACCGCGAGGCGGTGGAAGCCTTCTACGGCCTGAGCAGGATGGAAGGCATCATCCCCGCCCTTGAATCCAGCCACGCTGTGGCGCATGCGATCAAGCTGGCCCAGACCCTGCCCAAGGACAAGGTAATCCTGGTCAATCTATCAGGCAGAGGCGACAAAGACATCGACTTCGTCATGGAGCACTACCCCTTGGTTGAGTATGAACCACAGGAAGGTGGTGATGGGTTTGAGGAGTTTCTGGCCCATATCAAGCAGAAGTAA
- a CDS encoding phosphatase PAP2 family protein — protein sequence MSRKQTAIAIVLVFCFALSPLAAFTFEYNESLSKASDITLGLTLVTPGVLGLIAPSSDYIAIVSSYAGTMVSAYGVRTVLKHVIHKPRPYVGQIDRPADTSKDYESFPSGHSIMAFSAAAYAQTMQLLFYPDSTTMKAVSATTWILAATTATLRVISGNHYLEDVLAGAAIGSAIGFLGPYLTYRLLQRDSNAPHILAGPVVGMRVSF from the coding sequence ATGAGTAGAAAGCAGACAGCAATAGCAATTGTTCTTGTTTTCTGTTTCGCCCTGTCTCCCCTTGCGGCCTTTACATTCGAGTATAATGAGAGTCTATCCAAAGCCAGTGACATTACCTTGGGCCTGACGCTTGTAACCCCAGGGGTACTGGGCTTGATAGCACCTTCATCGGACTACATCGCCATTGTGAGCAGCTATGCAGGGACCATGGTGAGCGCCTATGGAGTCCGTACCGTCTTGAAGCATGTCATTCACAAACCGAGGCCGTATGTTGGACAAATTGATCGACCTGCCGATACAAGTAAGGACTATGAGTCCTTTCCTTCAGGTCATAGCATTATGGCTTTCAGCGCTGCTGCGTATGCCCAGACCATGCAGCTTCTTTTTTATCCTGATTCAACTACCATGAAGGCCGTCAGTGCAACGACTTGGATTTTGGCTGCCACCACTGCAACGCTTCGGGTGATCAGCGGCAATCACTATCTGGAAGATGTTCTGGCCGGTGCAGCGATAGGGTCTGCCATTGGGTTTCTTGGTCCCTATCTGACATATCGGTTGCTGCAGCGAGACAGCAACGCCCCCCACATATTGGCAGGACCGGTGGTGGGGATGCGGGTGTCGTTCTAA
- a CDS encoding regulatory protein RecX — MAFARIEGEIPGQGYQVSVHEGFPFCITADVFRSLHLSVGQELTEAEYLELKEVQARRNCRSQAMGYLARREHTGLELTQKLTQKGYETGIIRTTLDQLAEENLLSEYRYALLTIEQRQRKSPEGRILMAQRLAAKGVNREDANRALDELYHEEAIVEYVQRAYTQAEQKVGADKVRMQLQKKGFSSYEIRLGLEGFEKSE; from the coding sequence GTGGCATTTGCACGCATCGAAGGGGAAATCCCTGGCCAGGGCTATCAAGTTTCTGTCCACGAGGGTTTCCCTTTTTGTATTACAGCCGATGTTTTTCGTTCCCTGCACCTCTCAGTCGGCCAAGAGCTTACTGAAGCTGAGTACCTTGAGCTCAAGGAAGTTCAAGCCAGGCGCAATTGCCGCTCCCAGGCAATGGGCTACCTTGCCAGGCGCGAGCATACCGGTCTTGAGCTGACGCAGAAGCTCACCCAAAAGGGGTATGAGACCGGCATCATCAGAACCACGCTTGATCAGCTTGCCGAGGAGAACCTGCTCAGCGAGTACCGCTATGCTCTCTTGACCATTGAGCAGAGGCAGAGGAAGAGTCCTGAGGGAAGAATCCTGATGGCTCAGCGTCTCGCCGCAAAAGGTGTCAATCGCGAGGATGCCAACCGTGCCTTGGATGAACTGTATCATGAAGAGGCGATTGTCGAATATGTGCAGAGGGCCTATACTCAAGCAGAACAAAAAGTCGGTGCTGATAAGGTCAGGATGCAACTGCAGAAGAAAGGCTTTTCCTCCTACGAAATTCGACTTGGTCTTGAGGGCTTTGAGAAGTCCGAGTAA
- the rplM gene encoding 50S ribosomal protein L13, protein MKTIFVKPLTVQKKWYLIDAEGKELGKVAVAAARILRGKNKPIYVPHQDMGDYVIIINAEKAALSGNKYQDKMYYRHSNYPGGLRSYSYADMIKRNPVYPMERAVKGMLPRGPLGRKLYTNMKVYAGANHQQQAQQPIKVEI, encoded by the coding sequence ATGAAGACTATTTTTGTGAAACCGCTGACAGTTCAGAAGAAATGGTATCTGATTGATGCAGAGGGAAAGGAGCTTGGCAAGGTCGCAGTTGCCGCTGCACGCATCCTTCGCGGGAAGAACAAACCCATTTATGTGCCTCACCAGGACATGGGTGATTATGTGATTATCATCAATGCTGAGAAAGCTGCTCTTTCGGGCAACAAGTACCAGGACAAAATGTATTATCGCCACTCGAACTACCCCGGTGGACTTCGTTCGTACAGCTATGCTGATATGATCAAGCGCAACCCGGTGTACCCGATGGAACGTGCCGTCAAAGGTATGCTTCCCCGTGGTCCGCTCGGTCGCAAGTTGTACACCAACATGAAAGTCTATGCAGGTGCGAACCACCAGCAGCAGGCTCAGCAGCCCATCAAGGTTGAAATCTAA
- the trxA gene encoding thioredoxin has product MIKHVTKSTYEAEVLKSSVPVVVDFWAAWCGPCRMQGTILEQLDKEISADQAKIVKVNVDEEGELAGTFGVQSIPTLLFYKDGKVVNKAVGVRDAAALKKTLGI; this is encoded by the coding sequence ATGATCAAACATGTAACCAAGAGCACATATGAAGCTGAAGTACTGAAGAGCAGTGTACCCGTAGTCGTCGATTTCTGGGCGGCTTGGTGTGGTCCATGCCGCATGCAGGGAACCATCCTTGAGCAGCTGGACAAGGAGATCTCTGCCGACCAGGCTAAGATTGTAAAGGTCAATGTCGACGAGGAAGGTGAACTTGCCGGTACCTTCGGCGTACAGTCCATCCCCACCCTTCTGTTCTACAAGGACGGCAAGGTTGTGAACAAGGCTGTTGGCGTACGCGATGCAGCAGCCCTGAAGAAGACTCTGGGAATCTAA
- a CDS encoding glycerate kinase, with translation MKNILLIPDSFKGTMSSEQICSIMDRAIKQHYPDAHVTSIPVADGGEGSVDAFLQALGGEKRSLTVQGPFAFPMESFYGVIKKNTAVIEMAACAGLPLVGDELHPDLTTTYGVGELILDAAKSGCKTIIVGLGGSATNDGGCGAAAACGVVFRDKDGKAFVPTGGTLGKVASIDTSSLDPALKDVTITTMCDIDNPFYGTTGAAYIFGPQKGANPDMVKILDANLQSLAKVIERDCHIDVQAIPGSGAAGGMGGGMAAFFGSQLQMGIETVLETVNFDKLLTKADLVLTGEGKIDGQSLRGKVVIGVARRAKKVNVPVVAIVGDIGDDVEGAYNEGVSAIFSINRLAIDFKAAKPRAPQDMAKTMDNLMRFVKRMGL, from the coding sequence ATGAAGAATATCCTATTAATCCCCGATTCCTTCAAAGGAACCATGAGTTCCGAACAGATCTGTTCCATCATGGACAGAGCGATCAAGCAACACTATCCCGATGCCCATGTCACCAGCATTCCTGTAGCAGATGGAGGAGAAGGTAGTGTCGATGCGTTCCTGCAAGCTCTCGGAGGCGAAAAGAGATCTCTTACCGTCCAAGGCCCCTTTGCATTCCCCATGGAAAGCTTTTATGGGGTTATCAAGAAAAATACCGCAGTCATTGAGATGGCGGCTTGTGCCGGCCTTCCCCTCGTAGGGGATGAGCTTCATCCTGATTTGACCACTACCTACGGCGTCGGCGAGTTGATTCTCGATGCAGCAAAGAGCGGCTGTAAGACCATCATCGTTGGTCTTGGCGGCAGTGCCACCAACGACGGCGGCTGTGGGGCTGCTGCTGCATGCGGCGTCGTGTTCCGTGACAAGGATGGAAAGGCCTTTGTTCCCACCGGAGGAACCTTGGGCAAGGTGGCAAGCATCGATACTTCGAGCCTGGACCCCGCGCTCAAGGATGTCACCATCACCACCATGTGCGACATCGACAACCCCTTTTACGGCACCACCGGTGCGGCGTATATCTTCGGGCCGCAGAAGGGAGCCAATCCCGACATGGTCAAGATTCTCGATGCAAACCTGCAAAGTCTTGCCAAGGTCATCGAGCGTGACTGCCACATCGATGTGCAAGCCATCCCCGGCAGCGGTGCTGCAGGCGGTATGGGAGGCGGAATGGCAGCCTTTTTCGGCAGCCAACTGCAAATGGGTATCGAGACGGTGCTCGAGACTGTAAACTTCGACAAGCTTTTGACCAAAGCCGATCTGGTACTCACCGGTGAGGGAAAGATCGACGGCCAGAGCCTGCGAGGCAAGGTTGTCATCGGGGTTGCAAGGCGGGCAAAGAAGGTCAATGTACCGGTTGTTGCCATCGTCGGTGACATCGGAGACGACGTTGAAGGCGCCTACAACGAAGGTGTGAGTGCAATCTTCTCGATCAACCGCCTGGCCATCGACTTCAAGGCTGCAAAACCCCGCGCTCCCCAGGATATGGCGAAAACCATGGACAATCTGATGCGCTTCGTCAAGCGCATGGGCCTGTGA
- a CDS encoding alpha/beta hydrolase family protein, whose amino-acid sequence MYKKRECWGRNTLRLRIVLFLLFVLLAGIRFIPWGFSWYLLGGLLAVRALISLLGLLKKSATKARSKGKTAGNLVISIVLIGLSVIPLLLLPPPVPLQQTSSNAVGTMVYTWTDENREDVFTPEADYRNITVQFWYPAVTPGESAPVLEGPFPLVVFSHGAFGYRMSNHSTFMELAGNGYIVASIDHTYQAFMTKEADGRVVLGDTGFIQTAMHVENGEITGEALYQLQKDWMALRSCDMAFVLEQIRKRAALPTSSELFHQLDIECIGVLGHSMGGATAAWIGREDDAIDAVIVLDGTLMGEIVGFEQGKEVLTDVPYPKPILDVFNESHYADATAIGLDYANMRMQGNAFEAYQLVVDGSGHLNFTDLPLVSPLLASLLGTGSVDPRACMEITNTAVREFLDYHLKGEGIEIPPFRRV is encoded by the coding sequence ATGTACAAAAAGCGAGAGTGCTGGGGACGCAACACCCTGCGCCTGCGCATTGTTCTATTTTTGCTCTTTGTACTGCTTGCCGGCATTCGATTCATTCCATGGGGATTTTCGTGGTACCTCTTGGGTGGTCTGCTCGCCGTAAGGGCGCTGATTTCATTACTTGGCTTGTTAAAGAAATCAGCAACGAAAGCCAGGTCCAAAGGAAAAACTGCAGGCAATCTGGTGATCAGCATCGTGCTTATAGGGTTGTCAGTGATTCCTTTGCTCTTGCTGCCGCCCCCTGTCCCCTTGCAACAAACCTCAAGCAATGCAGTGGGAACCATGGTTTATACCTGGACTGATGAGAATCGCGAGGACGTGTTCACCCCTGAGGCGGATTATCGCAACATAACGGTACAGTTTTGGTATCCAGCCGTCACGCCGGGAGAGAGCGCACCTGTTTTGGAAGGTCCATTCCCCTTGGTTGTATTCTCCCACGGGGCCTTCGGCTATAGGATGAGCAATCATTCCACCTTCATGGAATTGGCCGGCAACGGGTATATCGTTGCAAGCATCGACCATACGTATCAGGCCTTCATGACCAAGGAAGCTGATGGAAGGGTTGTGCTCGGCGATACCGGCTTCATCCAAACCGCCATGCATGTGGAGAATGGTGAGATCACAGGTGAAGCACTCTATCAGCTGCAAAAAGATTGGATGGCCCTGCGCTCCTGTGATATGGCATTTGTACTGGAGCAGATACGGAAACGAGCGGCCCTTCCAACCTCCAGCGAACTCTTTCACCAGTTGGATATCGAGTGCATCGGAGTCCTCGGCCACTCGATGGGCGGCGCAACCGCCGCATGGATCGGACGCGAGGACGATGCAATTGATGCAGTGATCGTTCTTGACGGGACGCTGATGGGCGAGATAGTGGGCTTCGAACAGGGGAAGGAGGTATTGACCGATGTTCCCTATCCCAAACCGATATTGGATGTATTCAACGAGAGTCATTACGCAGATGCCACTGCAATCGGCCTGGACTACGCAAACATGAGGATGCAAGGGAATGCGTTTGAAGCATATCAACTGGTCGTCGATGGTTCAGGACATCTGAACTTCACCGACCTCCCCCTCGTTTCGCCCTTGCTTGCATCCTTGTTGGGCACCGGTAGCGTAGACCCACGCGCTTGCATGGAAATCACCAATACCGCGGTACGGGAGTTTCTCGATTACCACCTCAAGGGAGAGGGAATCGAAATACCACCGTTCAGGAGGGTTTAG
- a CDS encoding dipeptidase, translating to MHPVFDLHCDTIYELQQLGTGTLAENSGQVSLAWMDKAGQVTACFAMFVDSEQGNCWRSAQRLHERFLLELEQNQDRIVQVRTADEIRGSSLHGAILSCEELQILEGELSRIGTLASWGVRLATLTWNHENDYGFPHHLAGGLKRLGFSAVEELEHHNILVDVSHLNDEGLNDVASISRKPFVASHSNCRSVTNHSRNLSDRMIRTIADKGGVVGLNFCPSFLSEDWMRSSIEAMVRHAVHLKQVGGSAVTALGTDYDGITGELEIPHYDALSLLWQALEKSGFTSSELQAMWFENALRVFS from the coding sequence ATGCATCCAGTCTTCGATCTGCACTGTGATACCATCTACGAACTCCAGCAACTGGGTACGGGAACCCTAGCCGAAAACTCCGGCCAGGTATCACTCGCTTGGATGGATAAGGCAGGACAAGTGACCGCCTGTTTCGCCATGTTCGTCGACAGCGAGCAAGGCAATTGCTGGCGATCGGCACAGAGACTGCATGAACGATTCCTTCTGGAATTGGAGCAGAATCAGGATAGGATTGTGCAGGTCAGAACTGCAGACGAAATCAGGGGATCTTCTCTTCATGGTGCGATTCTCAGTTGCGAGGAGCTGCAAATCCTGGAAGGAGAACTCAGCCGCATCGGGACACTTGCCTCCTGGGGCGTCCGCCTTGCCACCCTGACATGGAACCATGAGAACGACTATGGGTTTCCTCATCACCTTGCAGGAGGCTTGAAACGGCTGGGTTTCTCGGCGGTTGAGGAGCTTGAGCACCACAACATCCTCGTCGATGTCTCTCACCTCAACGATGAAGGACTCAATGACGTAGCCTCGATATCGAGAAAGCCGTTTGTGGCGAGCCACTCGAACTGCCGTTCAGTTACCAATCACAGCAGAAACCTCAGTGACCGCATGATCCGAACCATCGCAGACAAAGGCGGGGTGGTGGGATTGAATTTCTGTCCCTCCTTTCTCAGTGAGGACTGGATGAGAAGCAGCATCGAGGCGATGGTTCGTCATGCCGTCCATCTCAAGCAGGTTGGGGGAAGTGCTGTTACGGCATTGGGCACCGATTACGACGGCATCACGGGTGAGCTTGAAATTCCCCATTACGATGCACTTTCTCTGCTCTGGCAGGCATTGGAAAAGTCAGGCTTTACGTCCTCCGAGTTGCAGGCCATGTGGTTTGAGAATGCCCTCAGGGTGTTTTCCTGA
- the rpsI gene encoding 30S ribosomal protein S9: MAKKEVKKVVDLGHGVGRRKTAVARVYLREGEGKIVVNGRDVDSYFGNPMLVFIVKQPLETTETAGKYDILINVVGGGPSGQAGACRHGIARALCEHDEAYRPALHTAGFMTRDSRMVERKKYGQPGARRKFQFSKR, from the coding sequence ATGGCAAAGAAAGAAGTTAAAAAAGTTGTAGATCTTGGTCATGGTGTCGGTCGCCGCAAGACCGCTGTCGCTCGTGTCTATCTGCGCGAAGGCGAGGGCAAGATTGTAGTGAACGGCAGGGATGTCGATTCCTACTTCGGAAACCCGATGTTGGTGTTCATTGTCAAGCAGCCGCTTGAGACCACCGAAACCGCCGGAAAGTACGATATCCTCATCAATGTTGTTGGTGGTGGTCCCTCCGGTCAGGCCGGTGCTTGCCGCCACGGTATCGCACGTGCACTCTGTGAGCACGACGAGGCTTACAGGCCTGCACTGCACACCGCTGGATTCATGACCCGTGACTCCCGCATGGTCGAACGCAAGAAGTACGGTCAGCCGGGTGCTCGCCGCAAGTTCCAGTTCTCCAAGCGCTAA
- a CDS encoding GntP family permease, protein MSGIALIITFVIAIAVMIMAISKWNVHPFLALMGVSLLLAIVIGLPLKDIPGVIGSGFSGIFSSIGIVIILGALIGTILEKTGAALKLAEMVVRLVGRKHPQLAMELMGWVVSIPVFCDSGFVILDPIRKALRKKTQFSSVAMTVALSAGLYTSHVLIPPTPGPIAAAGTLGIGDNLFMVIVIGAIVSIPSLAIAYFYANYIGKKVQSGEDLGEDEEGVDYDTLLKSFGDLPNGFLSLAPILMPILAMALGSLSAALKWKGAMAGFLAFIGTPIIALTIGLLFGILLLVQRSEMKYFNTMTTETLKVVGPILFITAAGGVLGKVIASAGFVAFMQEHATVLAAVGIFFPFLISAILKTAQGSSTVAITTTAGIMGSIAESSSMMTALGLASPMAAVLTVMAIGAGSMTVSHANDSYFWVVTNFGKLKPEDGYKTQTMVTLLQGLASIIFIWLFSLILL, encoded by the coding sequence ATGTCTGGAATTGCATTGATCATCACGTTTGTGATCGCCATCGCGGTCATGATCATGGCCATCTCGAAATGGAACGTCCATCCGTTCCTCGCCCTGATGGGAGTCTCCTTGCTTCTTGCCATCGTCATCGGCCTGCCATTGAAGGACATCCCGGGTGTCATAGGCTCTGGATTCAGCGGCATTTTCAGCAGCATCGGCATCGTCATCATCCTTGGAGCCCTGATCGGCACCATTCTGGAGAAGACGGGAGCCGCTCTCAAGCTTGCTGAGATGGTCGTCCGGCTTGTGGGTCGCAAACATCCCCAGCTTGCCATGGAACTCATGGGCTGGGTGGTATCGATTCCTGTGTTCTGCGACAGCGGATTTGTCATTCTCGATCCCATCCGCAAGGCTCTTAGAAAAAAGACCCAATTCTCGTCTGTTGCCATGACAGTCGCGCTTTCTGCCGGTCTGTACACCAGTCATGTGCTCATTCCACCTACTCCCGGTCCGATCGCAGCAGCAGGAACCTTGGGAATCGGAGACAATTTGTTCATGGTGATCGTCATAGGTGCCATCGTTTCCATCCCCTCGCTTGCCATCGCCTACTTCTATGCCAACTACATCGGCAAGAAAGTTCAGAGTGGTGAGGATTTGGGAGAAGACGAAGAAGGCGTCGATTATGACACGCTGCTCAAGAGCTTCGGGGACCTGCCGAACGGATTTCTTTCCCTTGCCCCGATTCTCATGCCCATTCTTGCCATGGCCCTCGGCTCTCTTTCCGCCGCCTTGAAGTGGAAGGGAGCGATGGCCGGCTTCCTGGCCTTTATCGGCACACCGATCATCGCGTTGACCATCGGATTGTTGTTCGGTATTCTCCTGCTCGTTCAACGCAGTGAGATGAAATATTTCAACACCATGACCACCGAGACGCTGAAAGTGGTCGGTCCGATCCTGTTCATCACCGCTGCCGGCGGAGTGCTCGGAAAAGTCATCGCAAGCGCCGGCTTCGTCGCGTTCATGCAAGAGCATGCCACAGTCTTGGCTGCAGTCGGTATTTTCTTCCCGTTCCTGATTTCGGCGATACTGAAAACCGCTCAAGGCTCTTCAACCGTCGCCATCACCACTACGGCCGGTATTATGGGCAGCATCGCTGAAAGCTCGTCCATGATGACTGCACTCGGGCTCGCCAGTCCGATGGCCGCCGTGTTGACAGTCATGGCGATCGGAGCGGGATCGATGACGGTTTCACATGCCAATGACAGCTATTTCTGGGTGGTGACCAACTTCGGAAAGCTCAAGCCCGAGGACGGATACAAGACCCAGACCATGGTCACATTGCTGCAAGGTTTGGCAAGCATCATTTTCATCTGGCTTTTCTCCCTCATTTTGCTGTAA
- a CDS encoding DNA alkylation repair protein — MNQHLLRQRLSDLAEPSYRAFSKKLKVSDRLIFGIRTPKLQKLIKQLYGEEGIKALDDFFIYQEPSYEEIQIAFSLFGLLKLDYQSALSYLDRLRPFNDSWATNDNLAGWFSHLAQEKDFYRYLRSLLREQNPYDQRLGIVSLMNYYLEENSIAETLVELASVTNPHYYVVMALGWAYATAFCKDRNKTLPYLQPGILGEQVRRKAIQKCLESRLVSEEDKTLLKSLRKTP, encoded by the coding sequence GTGAACCAACACCTGCTTCGCCAAAGGCTCAGCGATCTCGCTGAGCCTTCCTATCGCGCCTTCAGCAAGAAACTCAAGGTCAGTGACCGACTCATCTTCGGAATCCGGACCCCCAAGCTTCAGAAGCTCATCAAGCAGCTGTACGGGGAGGAAGGCATCAAGGCCCTTGATGATTTCTTCATCTACCAAGAGCCTTCGTATGAAGAGATCCAAATTGCCTTCTCTCTCTTCGGGCTCCTGAAACTTGACTATCAGAGTGCCCTTTCATATTTGGACAGGCTCAGACCGTTCAACGATAGTTGGGCGACCAATGACAACCTTGCCGGATGGTTTTCCCATCTTGCGCAGGAAAAAGATTTCTACAGGTATCTTCGCTCTCTTCTCCGAGAGCAAAATCCATACGACCAGCGCCTCGGCATCGTTTCACTGATGAATTACTACCTTGAGGAGAATTCGATTGCGGAAACACTGGTCGAGCTCGCTTCTGTCACCAACCCTCATTATTACGTTGTGATGGCACTCGGTTGGGCCTATGCCACCGCCTTCTGCAAGGACCGCAACAAAACACTGCCGTATCTGCAACCGGGCATCCTGGGCGAGCAGGTTCGGCGAAAAGCCATTCAGAAGTGCCTTGAGTCACGCCTTGTCAGTGAAGAGGATAAAACCCTGTTGAAAAGCCTCAGGAAAACACCCTGA